In Gossypium hirsutum isolate 1008001.06 chromosome D06, Gossypium_hirsutum_v2.1, whole genome shotgun sequence, one genomic interval encodes:
- the LOC107940722 gene encoding auxin-responsive protein SAUR50, whose protein sequence is MAIDKKPNRLPQTAVIKQILKRCSSLGKKQQCYDDQQQQGGLPLDVPKGHFVVYVGQNRSRYIVPISFLTRPEFQKLLHQAEEEFGFDHDMGLTIPCEEVVFQSLTSMLR, encoded by the coding sequence atggCTATCGACAAGAAACCAAACAGATTGCCTCAAACAGCTGTTATCAAACAAATCCTCAAGAGATGTTCAAGTTTGGGTAAGAAACAACAATGCTACGATGATCAACAACAACAAGGAGGGCTGCCATTGGATGTCCCAAAAGGTCATTTCGTTGTGTATGTTGGTCAAAACAGGAGTAGATACATTGTCCCTATCTCTTTCTTGACCCGACCCGAATTCCAGAAGTTGCTCCATCAAGCTGAAGAAGAATTCGGGTTTGATCATGATATGGGTCTCACTATTCCTTGTGAAGAAGTTGTGTTCCAGTCCCTAACATCCATGCTCAGATGA